A genomic stretch from Mesomycoplasma neurolyticum includes:
- a CDS encoding MIP/aquaporin family protein encodes MQHLDILGEFLGTLVLILLGNGVGMSVSLKRMFANQSGRWLMITFGWAFAVLMGVIVASSLGAPGHINPAVSLFALFGDKKIDKFFAYSAVQILGAFSGQIILYIINYKHIKETDDYAIIRSCSSTSGGFSNFKEKGLAQNLMYEYVATLVLIGIIFALGKGENKKYFESLGPIPVVLLISSLSLSLGSVTGYAMNPARDLGPRVAFQLFSIFIWKQKKINGGWDYSFVPIISPLLAGTTIGLFSLI; translated from the coding sequence ATGCAACACCTTGATATATTAGGGGAATTTCTTGGTACCTTAGTTTTAATTTTATTAGGTAATGGGGTTGGTATGTCTGTTAGTTTAAAAAGAATGTTTGCCAACCAATCAGGCAGATGACTCATGATTACTTTTGGATGAGCATTTGCTGTTTTAATGGGTGTAATTGTAGCAAGTTCATTAGGTGCACCGGGGCACATAAATCCTGCGGTTTCATTATTTGCACTATTTGGTGATAAAAAAATAGATAAATTTTTTGCTTATAGTGCTGTACAAATTTTAGGTGCTTTTAGTGGACAAATAATTTTATATATTATTAACTATAAACACATCAAAGAAACAGATGATTATGCAATTATTAGAAGCTGTAGTAGTACAAGTGGAGGTTTTAGTAACTTTAAAGAAAAAGGTCTTGCTCAAAACCTTATGTATGAATATGTAGCAACTTTAGTTTTAATAGGAATTATTTTTGCTTTAGGCAAAGGTGAAAATAAAAAATATTTCGAAAGTTTAGGACCTATTCCTGTTGTATTGCTTATTTCTTCATTAAGTTTATCATTAGGTAGTGTAACTGGCTATGCAATGAATCCAGCTCGTGATTTAGGTCCTAGAGTGGCTTTCCAATTATTTAGTATTTTTATTTGAAAACAAAAGAAAATTAATGGTGGTTGAGACTATAGTTTTGTTCCTATTATTTCTCCATTATTAGCCGGTACAACAATTGGATTATTTTCATTAATTTAA